One Rissa tridactyla isolate bRisTri1 chromosome 4, bRisTri1.patW.cur.20221130, whole genome shotgun sequence DNA window includes the following coding sequences:
- the LOC128909457 gene encoding dual specificity protein phosphatase 22-A-like isoform X2, whose translation MGSGMSKVVKGLYLGNIRDSEDRENLLRNGVTHILSVHNRAKPVLEDMTYLCISASDSSSQNLLQHFKECIKFIHECRLGGGGCLVHCLAGVSRSTTILVAYLMTVTEFGWEACLAATKAVRSYVSPNFGFQQQLQEYEATLLQEYRTWIRRDYGRNPFKDQEELQCLLAQQEQGQKEQQLGSRDCSWLRSPAPTYPLPYHAGGTGRSRWMNR comes from the exons ATGGGGAGTGGAATGAGCAAG GTCGTCAAAGGCCTCTACCTTGGGAATATCCGCG ACTCTGAGGACCGGGAAAACCTGCTGCGGAACGGGGTGACGCACATCCTCTCCGTCCACAACAGGGCCAAGCCGGTGCTGGAG GACATGACCTATCTCTGTATCTCGGCCTCGGATTCCTCCAGTCAAAACCT GCTGCAGCATTTTAAGGAGTGCATCAAGTTCATCCACGAATGCCGGCTCGGTGGGGGAGGCTGCCTCGTCCATTG CCTGGCTGGGGTCTCCCGCAGCACCACCATCCTGGTGGCTTACCTCATGACGGTGACCGAGTTCGGCTGGGAGGCCTGCCTGGCTGCCACCAAGGCCGTGAGGTCCTACGTCAGCCCCAACTTTggcttccagcagcagctgcaggagtaCGAGGCAACCTTGCTGCAGGAG TACCGCACCTGGATCCGCCGCGACTATGGCAGGAACCCGTTCAAGGACCAGGAGGAGCTGCAGTGCTTGCtggcccagcaggagcaggggcagaaggagcagcagctgggcagcagggatTGCTCCTGGCTCCGCTCTCCAGCTCCCACCTACCCGCTCCCCTACCACGCAGGTGGCACCGGCAGAAGCAGATGGATGAACAGATAA
- the LOC128909457 gene encoding dual specificity protein phosphatase 22-A-like isoform X1 translates to MDPGCWWVLGPADLPGGRATQVPPLLPDSEDRENLLRNGVTHILSVHNRAKPVLEDMTYLCISASDSSSQNLLQHFKECIKFIHECRLGGGGCLVHCLAGVSRSTTILVAYLMTVTEFGWEACLAATKAVRSYVSPNFGFQQQLQEYEATLLQEYRTWIRRDYGRNPFKDQEELQCLLAQQEQGQKEQQLGSRDCSWLRSPAPTYPLPYHAGGTGRSRWMNR, encoded by the exons ATGGATCCGGGCTGCTGGTGGGTGCTCGGTCCAGCAGATCTCCCAGGAGGGCGGGCGACTCAGGTGCCACCTCTGCTTCCAGACTCTGAGGACCGGGAAAACCTGCTGCGGAACGGGGTGACGCACATCCTCTCCGTCCACAACAGGGCCAAGCCGGTGCTGGAG GACATGACCTATCTCTGTATCTCGGCCTCGGATTCCTCCAGTCAAAACCT GCTGCAGCATTTTAAGGAGTGCATCAAGTTCATCCACGAATGCCGGCTCGGTGGGGGAGGCTGCCTCGTCCATTG CCTGGCTGGGGTCTCCCGCAGCACCACCATCCTGGTGGCTTACCTCATGACGGTGACCGAGTTCGGCTGGGAGGCCTGCCTGGCTGCCACCAAGGCCGTGAGGTCCTACGTCAGCCCCAACTTTggcttccagcagcagctgcaggagtaCGAGGCAACCTTGCTGCAGGAG TACCGCACCTGGATCCGCCGCGACTATGGCAGGAACCCGTTCAAGGACCAGGAGGAGCTGCAGTGCTTGCtggcccagcaggagcaggggcagaaggagcagcagctgggcagcagggatTGCTCCTGGCTCCGCTCTCCAGCTCCCACCTACCCGCTCCCCTACCACGCAGGTGGCACCGGCAGAAGCAGATGGATGAACAGATAA
- the LOC128909457 gene encoding dual specificity protein phosphatase 22-A-like isoform X4: protein MGSGMSKVVKGLYLGNIRDSEDRENLLRNGVTHILSVHNRAKPVLEDMTYLCISASDSSSQNLLQHFKECIKFIHECRLGGGGCLVHCTTILVAYLMTVTEFGWEACLAATKAVRSYVSPNFGFQQQLQEYEATLLQEYRTWIRRDYGRNPFKDQEELQCLLAQQEQGQKEQQLGSRDCSWLRSPAPTYPLPYHAGGTGRSRWMNR, encoded by the exons ATGGGGAGTGGAATGAGCAAG GTCGTCAAAGGCCTCTACCTTGGGAATATCCGCG ACTCTGAGGACCGGGAAAACCTGCTGCGGAACGGGGTGACGCACATCCTCTCCGTCCACAACAGGGCCAAGCCGGTGCTGGAG GACATGACCTATCTCTGTATCTCGGCCTCGGATTCCTCCAGTCAAAACCT GCTGCAGCATTTTAAGGAGTGCATCAAGTTCATCCACGAATGCCGGCTCGGTGGGGGAGGCTGCCTCGTCCATTG CACCACCATCCTGGTGGCTTACCTCATGACGGTGACCGAGTTCGGCTGGGAGGCCTGCCTGGCTGCCACCAAGGCCGTGAGGTCCTACGTCAGCCCCAACTTTggcttccagcagcagctgcaggagtaCGAGGCAACCTTGCTGCAGGAG TACCGCACCTGGATCCGCCGCGACTATGGCAGGAACCCGTTCAAGGACCAGGAGGAGCTGCAGTGCTTGCtggcccagcaggagcaggggcagaaggagcagcagctgggcagcagggatTGCTCCTGGCTCCGCTCTCCAGCTCCCACCTACCCGCTCCCCTACCACGCAGGTGGCACCGGCAGAAGCAGATGGATGAACAGATAA
- the LOC128909457 gene encoding dual specificity protein phosphatase 22-A-like isoform X3: protein MGSGMSKVVKGLYLGNIRDSEDRENLLRNGVTHILSVHNRAKPVLEDMTYLCISASDSSSQNLLQHFKECIKFIHECRLGGGGCLVHCLAGVSRSTTILVAYLMTVTEFGWEACLAATKAVRSYVSPNFGFQQQLQEYEATLLQELPLGCPPVFHARPALGSTVKDRDPKPPWEDTRTAAGPLPGKSNPQRDVHEASRTSHHPRTWSRPWR, encoded by the exons ATGGGGAGTGGAATGAGCAAG GTCGTCAAAGGCCTCTACCTTGGGAATATCCGCG ACTCTGAGGACCGGGAAAACCTGCTGCGGAACGGGGTGACGCACATCCTCTCCGTCCACAACAGGGCCAAGCCGGTGCTGGAG GACATGACCTATCTCTGTATCTCGGCCTCGGATTCCTCCAGTCAAAACCT GCTGCAGCATTTTAAGGAGTGCATCAAGTTCATCCACGAATGCCGGCTCGGTGGGGGAGGCTGCCTCGTCCATTG CCTGGCTGGGGTCTCCCGCAGCACCACCATCCTGGTGGCTTACCTCATGACGGTGACCGAGTTCGGCTGGGAGGCCTGCCTGGCTGCCACCAAGGCCGTGAGGTCCTACGTCAGCCCCAACTTTggcttccagcagcagctgcaggagtaCGAGGCAACCTTGCTGCAGGAG CTCCCGCTTGGCTGCCCGCCAGTCTTCCACGCCAGGCCAGCCCTGGGCTCCACAGTGAAGGATCGGGATCCAAAACCGCCCTGGGAGGACACACGGACCGCAGCTGGACCTCTGCCAGGAAAGAGTAACCCACAACGCGACGTGCACGAGGCATCTCGCACCTCACATCACCCCCGAACGTGGTCCCGTCCCTGGAGGTGA